The nucleotide window AAAACCACATCAACAAGCTTACCCTCTAAAGGGATCTTTGAATTTCCGTTTATTAGACTAATATTTTCTATATTGTTCCGCTTGAATAACTCTTTTAGTTTATCCAAAATACTCTTATCTTTGTCCAGGGCATATACCCTGCCGTTTTTGCCCGCTATTTTTGATGCAGGAATTGCGTAATGGCCTTCACCACAGCCAAAATCCAATAAATTTTGGTCTTTTTTAACACCGATTTCTTTTAGGAATTTTATACCGTCTCGTTCTATCCATTTTTTAAGATCTTTTTTCATCATATGTTTAAAAACCGGCACAATAAACCCTTAATCTTTATTCAGGTTATTTGTAATTTTATTTATTATCTCAGTCATAATTTTAGCACCTTCCGTATCTTTCTTAAATTCTATAAACGGCCTGCCTGAATCTCCAAACTTTATTATCTCAGGCTCAACAGGAATCCTGCCCAGAAACGGCACTTTCAGGTCATAAGCGGCTTTCTCCCCGCCCCCTGTTCCAAACAAATCTATTTCTTTCCTGCAATGGGGACATAAAAATGAGCTCATATTTTCGATTATCCCAACAACCGTTACATTTAATTCCTTTGCAAATAAAACACTTTTCCTGGCATCTAAGACCGCCACATCCTGAGGGGTTGTAACAACAACAGCGCCATTTATATCCGGAATAAGCTGGCAAATACTCAACGGTTCATCACCCGTGCCGGGAGGTGAATCTATAATCAAATAGTCAAGCATACCCCAATTTACATCACTTAAAAACTGTTTTATGGTCAGCATCTTAAGAGGCCCACGCCATATAATCGGTTGGTCTCTATTCTCCCCGATTAAAGCAAGGCTTACTGCTTTCAAACCCGGCAAAACTCCGACAGGCTCTATTCCTAAATCAGAACCTGTAATTTCTTTGCCTTCAATGCCTAACATCTTGGCAATGTTGGGGCCATGAATATCTACATCCAAAATGCCCACCTTATTCCCTTTAATAGCCAGCCCATATGCTATATTAACCGCCACAGTGGTTTTACCAACCCCGCCCTTTCCACTGATAACCATTAACTTATTCTTGATCCTGGACAGATTCTTCTCAAGCCGTTTATTTTGTTCTAATTGCTGTTTTTTTCTTTCTGTCTCCTGCATAGACAATCACCCCTCATATTTTCTGTTTTGATTGGGTATACTTCGTTTGCCTAAGATTAAAAATGGCTGTCCGCCCAAACCCGGTCTATATTATTTAACAAATTTATTTGTTCCAGGTAATTTACCGGTTATAGATAGCGTTATCCATAAAATAAATTGACAGACAAATGTGATTAATCCATATTTTTGAAAAAATTCTATAGACGCATTTTTCCCCGCAGTATAGCCGGCTGACGATGAATCACTAACTGTACTACCAACAAGTGAAAGTTGAGCTCCGGCAATACCACCCACAATAGTACCAATAAGAATATTAGTAACTATAACGATGGGGATAAGCCAAAGAAGTGATACTAAAATTCTCACAAACATACTACGTTTTTTTCGAGGCACATTATCCACCATAATTCCTTTCTCCTTTTTGTTTTTTAAACTCTGACACTTAAGCTTAGCAATTTTACAAAGCAAAGTAGCTATAACATTTTATTATACATCTTTCTTTTCTAATTTTTCAAATATTAAATGCCCATTTTTTTCTTTGACCAGCTTAAACTTATTGTCAGCTTCCAAATTATTTTTCAATCTTTCACCATTCATTGAATCCTTCCCGGCAATACGTGAAAAAGCCCTGCTCATATAAGATAATTTTCCGCCAACTTTCAAAACACGGTTTATTTCATCCAAAACTCGCTGTTTGTCTTTTATGAGGGGTAATGTATTGTGTAAATAAACAATATCGATCTTTTTATCCTCAAGGTCTGTATCGCAATCGGAAAGGATAACTTCAATGTTTTTAAGGTTGTTATTTTTGCTTTTTTCTTTGACCATCTTAATTGCACGCGGATTAATATCTACCGCAAAAACTTTACCATTATATCCGGCTTGTTGTGCCGCAGGAAATGTGTTAAATCCAAATCCACAGCCAAAATCCAGAATATAATCCCCCCTCTGTATTCCCGCTAAACTGATCTCTTCATCAATATTTCTAAATTTCTTTTTGATATTCATGATCAAAAATATTATTTTAAAAGCAATCCAGGGCATTGGCTTCTGTTTATTCTTTTGCATTTTTCTATCCTATTTTATTTAATTTTAGGGCCGAAATGGGGGCTGGAAATGGGGGCCGTGCCTTAAGGGAACACCCTTTTTAAAAATCGAAACTTTAACCTTTTTATTGACACCTAATTACAACTACCTAGCCTGTCCCCTTGGGGAGACAGCCCTCGTTACTTTATATTCTCCGTTTTTGGTGTCGCAAAAAGTATATACTTTTTGCGACATATTATCAAGACATTTCTGTCTGGTGGCTTAATAATTACCCGGAAACAAAAAGGACAGGTTACAAACCTGTCCCTACTACGGGTATATTGATATTATTTTTGTCTTTTTTCCAGTTCCCGGCTGCTTGGGGCGCCATAAGCATGAATGATAGTTAAAATATGTGAACGGGAAATATCGCCGGGGTTTATACCCAAATTACCTTGCGGAATCGGCGCCTTTAGTTGTTCAAAGTATTCCTTCCAGACAGGAAAAGTTTTTCCCGTTTTGGGATCCATAAATGTCATTGGTTGTAATTCAAAAATCGGCTTGCCGTTGTTGGCTTTCAAAAAGCAATGGTAGACCAACTCTGAGCAATAATAAGCATCGTTGTCGATGCCGAATAGCTTATCGTAAGGCTTCCCCTTAAGCGCAAGCGCTTCCCTGAGGACAAAAGGTATCAGGCAGCGATGCTTTGGAATTAGCCGCCCTACCAAGACTTTTGGCCGGCCGTTTGTATCGTGGCTGCGATCGAGAAAAGTATCAATCGGTGTAACTTCTACACCGGTAAGCAGGGCTTCAATCACGACAACATTGCCATGATCGCCGTCGGCAACAATACCAATATGTGACAAATTTGCCCTTTTATATCCTGTTGTGACTTTTTCGATTGCGTCGCAAAAAGGCCCGCAGTCAAGATCCTGGAAGAGCAAATCACCCGGATGAAGGATAAATACCGGATTCTTCTGAAGTAAGTCTTGGTTACACCCGGTAACGAAAACAATCACGGCCAGAAGAGCAACCATTGGCCCTATTATTGCTTTATTAATTTTCATCTTTTGATTCATAATAAGTTCGGGGGACACCATAGTCATTGTTTAATAGTATATCGACTACACGAATCAGTAAACTACACATATTTTATCTATTTCACAGAGTACTATATTTATTCAACCTTTTGGATACGTCCGCCAGAACTGTAATGTTGATTTACACTAATGCTTGTTAAAACCTCTCCGGTTCTTATGTCAATCAATTTTTTTGAAATTATGTCCATATAATCCCTATAGGTCCGGGGGAAACGGTTAAACTCTACTATCAATAGATGTGTAGCGCCGGTTAATTCTCCTATCCTAATTCTTGTTGCGTTCGATACATAATCAGTAGTTTGAAAATCCAATTCGTCCAGGATTTTTCTTATTTTATTTCTATCCACTAAGGAAAAATTATTATACACATCTCTACATTGCACATAGGTAGATTCGAAACCATATTCTAATTGTGAAACAATGCCCTTCTTCCATTCATCCAAATTAACATTGGGCGGCAAGATAATTGCATTTGATACTTTAGCGATTATAACAGCCAATGAAATCCTTTCACCCTTTGCTAAACTATCCAGAACAAATCCTACCTCGGGGGTAAAGTTTTTCACGGTTTTTACTTTATATGTTTTCTCTCTTCCCTTCCTCTCAATTTTTACCGGAATTATCTTATCAGGCAGAATTCCTTTCATGACATTATCAAAGTCCGAAAAGTTTATAACCATTACACCGTTTACTTCTTTAATTATATCGCCTATTTTAAGACCGGCTTTTTTGGCGGGGCTGTTACATTCTTTGCCGGAAACATCATGAAACTTTTCTATCGCCATAGTTTTTCCGTCAATAAAAAAACCGAGTTTACTGTCGGCATAAGAATCCCGGCAAATGGCAATAGTAAACCAAATAAATAATATAAAAATAATTATAAGCTTATTTCGTTTCATTTTATGTTAAGGAACACCTTTAATCTTAAAAAAAGGGGCACTTTGGCGCGAGAAATCGCAAACGGTACAATTTATTGGAAAGCTTTATCAATTCCTTGAGTTTTTTATAGGCGCGTTGACTGGTTATTTGTTCTTCAGCCAGTTTAATCCCCTCCTGATAGGGATCCAAAGACTCATCTTTCTTTAATTGCTGCTTAAAAACTTCGTTTAATTTATTAATGAACATTCCGGTTTGCATACATTCCTCCTTACACACCTTTTTCCCGGCGCCTTCGGGCAAGAAGTATAATATCGCGCAGTTCATCGGTGTTTTTGGCCCGCAGCCACTCTTTGTCGAAATCCGTACTCTGGGCAATTTGGGCAATTGCTGATAGGGCGCGCAAATGAAAGTTTCTTTCGTCGCGCGAACCAACCAATACAAAAAAAGCATAAACCGGAGGCAGGTCTTGCGTAAAATTAATGCCGGACTCGCATCTTGCTATCACCAATTCGAACTTATGTTCACCGTCAACAGTTATATGGGGAATTGCCAGTCCCGGCCGCACCTCTGTTGTTGATTCTTTCTCGCGGGCAATAAAACAGTCAAGCAGTTGTTTAGGGTTA belongs to Candidatus Omnitrophota bacterium and includes:
- a CDS encoding class I SAM-dependent methyltransferase; translation: MMKKDLKKWIERDGIKFLKEIGVKKDQNLLDFGCGEGHYAIPASKIAGKNGRVYALDKDKSILDKLKELFKRNNIENISLINGNSKIPLEGKLVDVVLCYDVVHYINKKERGAVYKEVHEVLKEEGLFSVYPKHHKKDLPSNELADLDLEDIIKEIEGSGFALKHKFFKTLLHDEYYNEGWILNFRKR
- a CDS encoding site-2 protease family protein, with amino-acid sequence MKRNKLIIIFILFIWFTIAICRDSYADSKLGFFIDGKTMAIEKFHDVSGKECNSPAKKAGLKIGDIIKEVNGVMVINFSDFDNVMKGILPDKIIPVKIERKGREKTYKVKTVKNFTPEVGFVLDSLAKGERISLAVIIAKVSNAIILPPNVNLDEWKKGIVSQLEYGFESTYVQCRDVYNNFSLVDRNKIRKILDELDFQTTDYVSNATRIRIGELTGATHLLIVEFNRFPRTYRDYMDIISKKLIDIRTGEVLTSISVNQHYSSGGRIQKVE
- a CDS encoding class I SAM-dependent methyltransferase, whose product is MQKNKQKPMPWIAFKIIFLIMNIKKKFRNIDEEISLAGIQRGDYILDFGCGFGFNTFPAAQQAGYNGKVFAVDINPRAIKMVKEKSKNNNLKNIEVILSDCDTDLEDKKIDIVYLHNTLPLIKDKQRVLDEINRVLKVGGKLSYMSRAFSRIAGKDSMNGERLKNNLEADNKFKLVKEKNGHLIFEKLEKKDV
- a CDS encoding YiiX/YebB-like N1pC/P60 family cysteine hydrolase; its protein translation is MNQKMKINKAIIGPMVALLAVIVFVTGCNQDLLQKNPVFILHPGDLLFQDLDCGPFCDAIEKVTTGYKRANLSHIGIVADGDHGNVVVIEALLTGVEVTPIDTFLDRSHDTNGRPKVLVGRLIPKHRCLIPFVLREALALKGKPYDKLFGIDNDAYYCSELVYHCFLKANNGKPIFELQPMTFMDPKTGKTFPVWKEYFEQLKAPIPQGNLGINPGDISRSHILTIIHAYGAPSSRELEKRQK
- a CDS encoding Mrp/NBP35 family ATP-binding protein, which encodes MQETERKKQQLEQNKRLEKNLSRIKNKLMVISGKGGVGKTTVAVNIAYGLAIKGNKVGILDVDIHGPNIAKMLGIEGKEITGSDLGIEPVGVLPGLKAVSLALIGENRDQPIIWRGPLKMLTIKQFLSDVNWGMLDYLIIDSPPGTGDEPLSICQLIPDINGAVVVTTPQDVAVLDARKSVLFAKELNVTVVGIIENMSSFLCPHCRKEIDLFGTGGGEKAAYDLKVPFLGRIPVEPEIIKFGDSGRPFIEFKKDTEGAKIMTEIINKITNNLNKD